From the genome of Candidatus Electrothrix communis, one region includes:
- a CDS encoding hemerythrin domain-containing protein → MDKLTREAHEHGKILESMVFFEKFLKTITSEDAENYTVHLHQFSDEYIVQHFKFEEQEIFPFIFQKGSSEERKFIEELLEDHEQILVSLENFKEIISLYDSQPPTKEQVKKIIKASEAVISQILVHARKEDKRLFPLLTRYEV, encoded by the coding sequence ATGGATAAGTTGACAAGGGAAGCCCATGAACATGGCAAGATTTTAGAGTCGATGGTTTTTTTTGAGAAATTTCTCAAGACCATTACCAGTGAAGATGCTGAGAATTATACCGTGCATCTGCACCAATTCTCAGATGAATACATTGTTCAACACTTTAAGTTTGAGGAGCAGGAAATTTTTCCCTTTATTTTCCAAAAGGGCTCTTCAGAAGAAAGAAAATTTATTGAGGAGCTTCTGGAGGATCATGAGCAGATATTAGTTTCTCTGGAAAATTTTAAGGAGATTATTTCGTTGTATGATTCTCAACCGCCGACCAAAGAGCAGGTCAAGAAAATCATCAAGGCTAGCGAGGCGGTTATCAGCCAGATTCTTGTTCATGCGCGAAAAGAGGATAAAAGGCTTTTTCCTTTGCTGACAAGATATGAGGTGTAG
- a CDS encoding aldo/keto reductase, translated as MQKEISANRTEPPVSPTVPTTTFGKTGLKMPVLSLGLMRSRYSPQNIPLDQIPDSGQRDLACLVDKALSLGMTHLETARNYGTSERQLASILDRYERNSFLLQTKVRPEDDPEVFTANVLDSLDRLGQKRVDLLALHGLNNHHSLWQICRPGGCLAAARKLQAQGKVDWVGFSGHGDVEILLKGIAHRENDGFDYMNLHWYTVYQRNTPALEAAAAQNMGVFIISPTDKGGMLQSPPECLKEICAPLTPIQFNDLSCLQRPEIHTISVGAAQLSDFDDHLNALTLLDDRETVQGIYQQWEQLMEVATGHSRPDALWQSFPAWQQTPGYINIGLILWLYNLARGWDLLEFSRRRYRMLGQDMPWVPGLNGVAARRYDLGGVAEQAGIPVEELIGVLEKAHSLLGGSR; from the coding sequence ATGCAAAAAGAAATCTCCGCAAATCGAACCGAACCTCCTGTTTCTCCAACGGTCCCCACCACAACATTCGGCAAGACCGGGTTAAAAATGCCGGTACTCTCCCTCGGGCTGATGCGCTCCAGATATTCTCCGCAAAATATCCCCCTTGATCAAATTCCCGACTCAGGACAGAGGGATCTGGCCTGCTTGGTGGACAAGGCCCTGAGTCTCGGCATGACCCATCTTGAAACAGCCCGTAATTACGGGACATCTGAACGTCAACTGGCCTCAATCTTGGATCGTTACGAACGCAATTCTTTTCTTCTCCAAACCAAGGTACGACCTGAAGATGATCCGGAAGTATTTACGGCCAACGTACTGGACTCACTTGATAGGTTAGGGCAAAAACGGGTTGATCTCCTGGCTCTGCACGGCCTGAATAATCATCACAGCCTGTGGCAAATATGCAGGCCCGGCGGTTGTCTTGCCGCAGCCCGCAAACTTCAGGCCCAGGGAAAAGTAGATTGGGTGGGCTTCTCAGGACATGGCGATGTGGAAATACTCCTTAAGGGCATTGCCCACCGAGAAAATGACGGATTTGATTATATGAACCTGCATTGGTACACAGTCTACCAGCGCAATACACCTGCGCTGGAAGCAGCTGCTGCTCAAAATATGGGTGTGTTCATCATCAGCCCCACCGATAAGGGAGGAATGTTGCAAAGTCCCCCGGAATGCCTTAAAGAAATCTGCGCTCCGCTCACACCTATCCAGTTTAATGACCTCTCCTGTCTGCAACGTCCTGAAATTCATACTATCAGTGTTGGTGCGGCCCAACTCAGTGATTTTGACGATCACCTCAATGCCCTGACCCTTCTGGATGATCGGGAGACCGTTCAGGGCATCTATCAGCAATGGGAACAACTCATGGAGGTGGCCACCGGCCACTCTCGGCCTGATGCCCTCTGGCAAAGCTTTCCTGCTTGGCAGCAGACACCGGGCTATATCAATATCGGTCTGATTTTATGGCTGTATAATTTGGCCCGTGGCTGGGACCTGCTGGAATTTTCCCGCCGTCGTTATAGAATGCTTGGGCAGGATATGCCCTGGGTACCGGGGCTTAACGGGGTCGCCGCTCGGCGGTATGATCTAGGAGGTGTTGCGGAGCAGGCAGGAATACCCGTTGAAGAACTGATTGGGGTGTTGGAAAAGGCGCATTCTTTACTGGGGGGATCAAGATGA
- a CDS encoding adenylosuccinate lyase family protein, giving the protein MNTCTPNSHIVDSRFYSGGYTTVEARRIFCDLRRYQHWLDVEAALAQGQAELGIIPNSAAENIQQNARICLLDLNGIRQGLQLTNHSLMPLLEALRKVCDKEAGQFIHFGATTQDIQDTAQVLELRNVFSVVERDLHKIISLLIQRAQQYRDLVTIGRTHCQHALPMTMGLKMAGWLDEVWRNLERLEQVKERLLVSQLFGGVGTMDAFGEKALPLLEIFSAKLGLAVPNVAWHASRDRFAEFLSLLAMISGSLARVADEIRCLARNEIHEMEEPFHMGKIGSSTMPHKRNPELCEQVVVLSKLITSNVSLGYEGLICEHERDYRSVRLEWVALTDSSLYTCGLLALMKDILADMTVHEQRVRSNVLQAAPLISTEALMFFLGEAIGKQNAHTLVYEASMQTVETGKPVLDILMENSDIAANFSREEIEQAIAPEKHVGMSRELTDQTIAFVETRMRDRETPAEGAACCPLCTELEGCMCVTVG; this is encoded by the coding sequence ATGAATACATGTACACCGAACAGCCATATAGTTGATTCCAGATTTTACAGCGGCGGCTATACAACCGTCGAGGCCCGTCGAATTTTCTGTGACCTCCGCCGGTATCAGCACTGGCTTGATGTGGAAGCGGCCTTGGCCCAGGGTCAGGCCGAATTGGGCATTATTCCCAATTCAGCTGCTGAAAATATCCAGCAGAATGCCCGGATCTGCCTGCTTGATCTTAATGGAATCCGCCAAGGCTTGCAACTCACCAATCATTCATTGATGCCTCTGCTTGAGGCTCTGCGCAAGGTCTGCGATAAAGAGGCTGGCCAGTTTATCCATTTCGGGGCCACGACCCAGGACATTCAGGACACGGCCCAAGTTTTGGAGCTCCGCAATGTATTTTCTGTTGTGGAACGTGATCTGCATAAAATTATCAGCCTGCTCATTCAGCGGGCCCAGCAGTACCGGGATTTAGTAACCATAGGTCGAACCCACTGCCAGCATGCCTTGCCCATGACTATGGGGCTGAAGATGGCAGGTTGGCTTGATGAGGTCTGGCGGAATCTTGAACGACTTGAGCAGGTGAAGGAGCGGCTCTTGGTCAGCCAGCTCTTTGGCGGTGTTGGCACAATGGATGCCTTCGGCGAAAAGGCCTTGCCCTTGCTGGAAATATTTTCCGCCAAGTTGGGCCTTGCTGTCCCCAATGTAGCCTGGCATGCCTCCCGTGACCGCTTTGCCGAATTTCTTTCTTTGCTGGCCATGATCAGCGGTTCCCTTGCTCGGGTCGCCGATGAAATCCGCTGTTTGGCCCGTAATGAGATTCATGAGATGGAAGAGCCCTTTCATATGGGCAAAATCGGCAGCAGTACCATGCCCCATAAAAGAAATCCGGAGCTCTGCGAACAGGTGGTGGTTCTCTCTAAACTGATTACCTCCAATGTCTCCTTGGGGTATGAGGGGTTGATCTGTGAACATGAGCGGGATTATCGCTCGGTTCGTTTGGAATGGGTCGCCCTGACGGACAGCTCTCTCTATACCTGTGGCCTGCTGGCCTTGATGAAGGATATCCTTGCTGATATGACCGTTCATGAGCAGAGGGTTCGCAGCAATGTGCTCCAGGCTGCTCCGCTGATTTCAACTGAGGCCCTGATGTTTTTCCTGGGGGAGGCTATCGGTAAGCAGAATGCTCATACCCTGGTCTATGAGGCATCCATGCAGACGGTTGAGACGGGAAAACCCGTGCTTGATATTCTTATGGAGAATTCAGATATAGCTGCTAATTTTAGCAGGGAGGAAATTGAGCAGGCCATAGCTCCAGAAAAACATGTTGGCATGTCCCGAGAACTCACTGACCAGACAATTGCTTTTGTTGAAACCCGGATGCGAGATCGGGAAACACCAGCAGAGGGTGCGGCATGTTGTCCCTTATGCACGGAGCTGGAAGGGTGTATGTGCGTGACTGTGGGATAG
- a CDS encoding AAA family ATPase gives MKKLGLGIQALSEFKANNLIYVDKTKIIHKLIDDGKYYFLSRPRRFGKSLLVNTIQELFSGNKALFEDCWVYDQWDWEKKNPVIKLSFSEMSYRKDGLEDALELCLAELAKEHGIRFQTSGYGNRFLELIKTVGKDTPVVVLIDEYDKPIIDYLEKYQLQQADENREILKTLYAGVKDQDRYLRFFFITGVSKFSKVSIFSDLNHLTDITINEDCAAITGYTEAEVVKYYREYLEVLADKFNLSQEQLLEKIKDWYNGYSWDGKQFLLNPYSVINLLYAKAFRNFWFETGTPTFLIKHWKETDHKLNRAMNKLVNESEFNKYDIEQINITAVMFQTGYLTIKAIDHEENKYVLDFPNKEVRDSFLNFAVEHYAKSSADEMSYIVDNLLESLADNNMECFFSALRSLFSSIAVKQLDKVKNYEGFYHSIIYIVLKILGVRIACEIQSNFGSTDAVITTDNYTYVLEFKMGKAQTAIEQIKKKRYYFPYLSNKQKVILVGFGFDKAERNLVDYVVEAVLES, from the coding sequence ATGAAGAAATTAGGCTTAGGAATCCAAGCATTATCAGAATTTAAAGCAAATAATTTGATCTATGTTGATAAGACAAAGATCATTCATAAGCTGATAGATGACGGTAAATATTATTTTCTTTCCCGCCCCCGGCGGTTCGGCAAATCTTTGCTGGTGAACACCATCCAGGAACTCTTTTCCGGCAACAAAGCACTGTTTGAGGATTGCTGGGTCTATGATCAATGGGATTGGGAGAAAAAAAATCCAGTGATTAAATTGAGCTTTTCTGAGATGAGCTATAGAAAAGACGGACTGGAAGATGCCCTGGAACTCTGCTTAGCAGAACTGGCGAAGGAGCATGGCATCCGTTTCCAGACTTCCGGGTATGGCAATAGATTTTTAGAATTGATTAAAACGGTCGGCAAAGACACGCCTGTAGTCGTCTTAATTGATGAATATGATAAACCAATCATTGATTATCTTGAAAAATACCAATTGCAACAGGCTGATGAAAATAGGGAAATCTTAAAAACCCTCTATGCCGGAGTAAAAGATCAGGATAGATATCTCCGTTTTTTCTTTATCACCGGAGTGTCTAAATTCAGCAAAGTATCCATCTTTAGTGACCTCAATCACCTGACCGACATCACCATTAATGAAGATTGCGCTGCCATCACCGGATACACGGAAGCGGAAGTCGTTAAATATTATCGAGAATATCTGGAGGTGCTGGCCGACAAGTTCAATCTCTCCCAAGAGCAATTATTGGAGAAAATAAAGGACTGGTATAATGGCTATTCCTGGGACGGCAAGCAGTTCCTGCTCAATCCCTATTCGGTTATTAATCTCTTGTACGCCAAGGCCTTTCGGAATTTTTGGTTTGAAACCGGCACCCCGACCTTTCTGATCAAGCATTGGAAGGAAACTGATCATAAGCTCAACCGAGCAATGAATAAATTGGTCAACGAGTCAGAGTTTAACAAGTATGATATCGAACAGATCAATATCACCGCAGTCATGTTTCAAACCGGTTATCTGACCATTAAAGCAATTGATCATGAAGAGAATAAATACGTTCTGGATTTCCCGAACAAGGAAGTTCGAGACTCCTTTCTCAATTTTGCTGTGGAACATTATGCTAAAAGTTCAGCGGACGAGATGAGCTATATTGTTGATAATCTGCTTGAGTCCCTTGCTGACAATAATATGGAATGCTTTTTTTCCGCCTTACGCTCATTATTCAGTTCAATCGCTGTCAAACAGCTGGATAAGGTGAAAAATTATGAAGGCTTTTATCATTCCATCATTTACATCGTTCTTAAAATTCTTGGAGTGCGGATTGCCTGTGAGATTCAATCCAATTTTGGCAGCACAGATGCGGTGATTACAACCGATAACTATACCTACGTCCTGGAATTTAAGATGGGCAAGGCCCAAACGGCCATTGAACAGATAAAGAAAAAACGATACTATTTTCCGTATTTGTCAAATAAACAAAAGGTTATCCTGGTTGGTTTCGGCTTTGATAAAGCAGAGAGGAATCTGGTCGATTATGTAGTAGAAGCAGTTCTGGAGAGTTAA
- a CDS encoding TIGR04255 family protein encodes MKIPNSLEKQPVVETVIEIRFDSSLPGDAILGVFHNVLNEKFSVWEKLPALQVPENVRSNDPNFLHSALYKLSNNNWIVNIGRKTVTLSPKEKYPGWNEFYSVAKDIFNKIESSNSVECITRVGLRYINFFESNNFFEKLTLKLNMPFTSDPVARNLIFYLKDNDFTSKILISDNAQLQKEEKRFHGSIIDIDTFVERKIEFGELDNFFALSHSVLEKHFFDLLTDEFISELGASYD; translated from the coding sequence GTGAAAATTCCTAATTCATTAGAAAAACAACCAGTAGTTGAGACTGTAATTGAAATACGTTTTGATTCGAGTTTGCCCGGTGATGCTATCCTTGGAGTCTTCCATAACGTATTGAATGAAAAATTCTCAGTTTGGGAAAAATTACCAGCTTTACAGGTTCCAGAAAATGTACGTTCAAATGACCCAAACTTTTTGCATTCGGCTTTGTATAAATTAAGTAATAATAATTGGATAGTTAATATCGGAAGAAAAACTGTCACATTATCTCCTAAGGAAAAATATCCAGGTTGGAATGAATTTTATAGTGTTGCAAAAGATATCTTTAATAAAATTGAAAGCTCTAATTCTGTGGAATGCATAACAAGGGTCGGTTTACGTTATATAAATTTTTTCGAATCTAATAATTTTTTTGAAAAACTTACCTTGAAGCTAAATATGCCTTTCACTAGTGATCCTGTTGCTAGAAATTTAATTTTTTATCTAAAAGATAATGACTTCACAAGTAAGATACTAATCAGTGATAATGCTCAGCTCCAAAAAGAAGAAAAAAGATTTCATGGAAGCATTATAGACATTGATACCTTTGTTGAGAGAAAAATTGAATTCGGTGAGCTTGACAATTTTTTTGCTTTATCTCATAGTGTCCTAGAGAAACATTTTTTCGACTTGCTAACTGATGAATTTATTTCTGAATTAGGAGCTAGTTATGACTGA